The Xiphophorus couchianus chromosome 14, X_couchianus-1.0, whole genome shotgun sequence genome includes a region encoding these proteins:
- the LOC114156871 gene encoding protein NLRC3-like isoform X1: MAERKKRRRSESTDSLNESPHSSPLRTESSVASSVSVKSESSKFDPPLFSHEPASSSQLRRIRPSTPSNVSMKSDRSKAEMPFFALETPPSQPLQCLKCNKDSADQIQMYCGCRFCRDCAVSESHQSPSTVDTCCPKCGKKPKRTDGVEDILKLKKNLQKAMQNKFSVTGEGNGDQQISLKSIYTILYITIGENKDLSEKHEFGHLKGRLQKQPSSDSSVNLTDIFKPLMDQENPNRTVITKGIAGIGKSFSVQKFILDWAEEKANKDVDFVFCLNFRELNLVTRKKSLNELLVEFHPALKPLKDSLAYAKAKIIVILDGLDESRHSLDFADMKTVSSLRDVTSVGNLLVNLIKGNLLPDANIWITSRPAAANQIPAEHINMVTEIRGFTDPQKEEYFKRRFSDDPSLAGRITQHIQSSQSLDIMCQIPIFCWISAVLFQEVFGGEPDIEIPQTLTEMMAQFVFVQTKRRSRKYETKNPHKGKLLQTHKEFLLKLGKLAFNQLLENNLVFYEEDLRDSNIDAQEASIYTEFCNTVLREEEIFYQRKIHFFVHLTLQEFFAALFVYECFVTKQTKQLGSFLDLEDKDHALVDLAKKTVEKVLQKKNGHLDFFLRFLLGLMVEPNRRALQGMLTSVDPNDDTDKKVLTYLRSIRRKNLSPDSCINIFQAMVEMRDNKVKDEIQEYLKMDGRPKKELTPLHCSALAYMLQVSKNELEELDLKSYNTTDEGRRRLIPAVRSSKKAVLKDCKVTVEWIDHLVFGLKFPFSPLQDLDLSNNDLKDSGVKMLCDGLSSPGCKLKILRLSGCLITEKGCEHLVSALKSNPSHLVELDLSYNNPGETGIKLISEQRQIKKLHFDHPGPHRMKPGFKKYACRVTLDSVTAHKKLLLSEGNRKVTWVENEQPYPDHTERFDQCLQVLCKQGLQERCYFELELVEPCTIGLTYRSIGRKGDGENCKLGLNDKSWCKICSEDGCYVQHNSNRVFVSALRCSRIGVYLDWEAGSISFYRVSHDNLTCLHTYKDTFSEPLYPAVQLFPHSSALFCQIE, translated from the exons atggctgaaAGGAAAAAGAGGCGGCGGTCAGAGTCGACTGACTCCCTCAATGAGTCGCCACACAG TTCACCGCTAAGAACTGAATCTTCAGTTGCCAGCTCTGTGTCGGTGAAGAGCGAATCATCCAAGTTTGATCCACCGCTTTTTAGTCATGAACCAGCTTCAAG ttCACAGTTGAGAAGAATCAGGCCTTCAACTCCAAGCAATGTGTCCATGAAGAGCGATAGGTCCAAGGCTGAAATGCCTTTTTTTGCTCTTGAAACGCCTCCAAG CCAACCACTGCAGTGTTTAAAGTGCAACAAGGATTCAGCAGACCAAATCCAAATGTATTGTGGATGCCGGTTTTGCAGAGATTGCGCTGTCTCAGAATCACACCAGTCTCCTTCAACAGTGGATACATGTtgtccaaaatgtggaaagaaacCCAAAAGAACAGatg gagtggaagacattttaaaactaaagaagAACCTTCAAAAAgcaatgcaaaataaattttcagtCACAGGTGAAGGTAATGGTGACCAACAAATTTCACTGAAAAGTATTTACACAATTCTCTACATCACCATTGGTGAGAATAAAGAtctttctgaaaaacatgagTTTGGACACCTAAAAGGCCGTCTTCAAAAGCAGCCATCATCGGATTCCTCAGTGAACCTCACTGATATCTTTAAACCTTTGATGGACCAGGAGAACCCCAACAGAACAGTCATAACTAAGGGAATTGCGGGCATTGGAAAATCTTTTTCTGTGCAGAAGTTCATCCTCGACTGGGCTGAAGAGAAAGCAAACAAagatgttgattttgttttctgtcttaatTTCCGAGAGTTGAATCTGgttacaagaaagaaaagccTCAATGAGTTGCTGGTAGAGTTTCATCCAGCGCTAAAACCTCTGAAAGATTCCTTGGCTTATGCCAAAGCGAAGATAATAGTGATCCTTGATGGTCTGGATGAAAGCAGACATTCACTGGACTTTGCAGACATGAAGACAGTGTCATCTCTAAGGGATGTAACATCTGTAGGTAACCTACTCGTAAACCTCATCAAAGGTAACCTTCTTCCTGATGCAAACATCTGGATAACGTCCCGTccagcagcagccaatcagatccctGCAGAGCACATCAACATGGTGACAGAGATAAGAGGATTCACAGATCCTCAGAAAGAGGAATATTTCAAAAGGAGATTCAGCGATGATCCGAGTCTTGCTGGGAGAATAACTCAACATATCCAGTCTTCACAAAGTCTTGACATCATGTGCCAGATTCCAATCTTCTGttggatttctgctgttttattccAGGAGGTCTTTGGTGGAGAGCCAGACATTGAAATCCCTCAGACTCTGACAGAGATGATggcacagtttgtttttgttcaaacaaaacgcagaagcagaaaatatgaaacGAAGAATCCACACAAAGGGAAGCTTCTACAGACACACAAagagtttcttttaaaacttgGGAAGCTGGCATTTAACCAGCTTCTGGAAAATAATTTAGTCTTTTATGAGGAAGACCTGAGAGACAGCAATATCGACGCTCAAGAAGCTTCTATCTACACTGAGTTTTGCAACACAGTTCttagagaagaagaaatctTCTACCAGAGAAAAATCCACTTCTTTGTGCATCTGACTCTCCAAGAGTTCTTTGCAGCTCTCTTTGTCTATGAATGTTTTGTAACCAAGCAAACCAAACAGCTTGGGAGCTTTCTTGACTTGGAGGACAAAGATCATGCTTTAGTTGATCTTGCAAAGAAGACAGTTGAAAAAGTCCTGCAGAAGAAGAATggtcatttagattttttcttgcGATTCCTCCTTGGCCTCATGGTTGAACCCAACCGAAGAGCCCTTCAGGGAATGTTGACATCTGTGGACCCAAACGACGATACAGACAAGAAAGTCTTGACTTACCTGAGATCAATCCGAAGAAAGAACTTGTCTCCAGATAGCTGCATCAACATTTTCCAGGCCATGGTTGAGATGAGAGATAACAAAGTCAAAGATGAGATTCAAGAATATCTTAAAATGGATGGCCGTCCAAAAAAAGAGTTGACTCCCCTGCACTGCTCGGCCCTGGCCTACATGTTGCAAGTGTCCAAGAATGAACTTGAGGAGTTGGATTTAAAGAGTTACAACACAACAGATGAAGGCAGGAGGAGGCTCATTCCAGCAGTGAGAAGCAGTAAAAAGGCAGT GTTAAAAGACTGTAAAGTGACTGTAGAGTGGATTGACCATCTGGTCTTTGGCCTAAAGTTCCCATTTTCACCACTGCAAGATCTGGACCTGAGCAACAACGATCTGAAGGATTCAGGTGTGAAGATGCTGTGTGATGGACTGTCGAGTCCTGGCTGCAAACTCAAAATATTGAG GTTGTCTGGTTGCCTGATCACAGAGAAAGGATGTGAACATCTGGTCTCAGCGCTGAAGTCCAACCCGTCCCACCTGGTTGAACTGGACCTGAGCTACAACAATCCAGGAGAAACAGGAATTAAGCTGATTTCTGAGCAACGTCAGATCAAGAAACTACA TTTTGATCATCCTGGACCCCATCGGATGAAACCAGGATTTAAGAAGT atgcCTGCAGAGTCACCCTGGACTCCGTCACTGCACACAAGAAGCTGCTTCTCTCTGAAGGGAACAGAAAGGTGACCTGGGTGGAGAACGAGCAGCCTTATCCTGACCACACAGAACGGTTTGATCAGTGTCTGCAGGTTCTGTGTAAACAGGGCCTGCAGGAGCGCTGCTACTTTGAGCTGGAGCTGGTGGAGCCCTGCACCATCGGCTTAACGTACAGGAGCATCGGCAGAAAAGGAGATGGAGAGAACTGCAAGTTGGGGCTGAATGATAAATCCTGGTGCAAGATTTGCTCAGAGGACGGTTGCTACGTTCAGCACAACAGTAACCGTGTTTTTGTCTCCGCTTTGCGCTGCTCTCGTATTGGAGTGTATCTGGATTGGGAAGCTGGCAGCATCTCTTTCTACAGAGTTTCTCATGACAACCTCACCTGTCTCCACACCTACAAAGATACATTCAGCGAACCTCTCTATCCTGCTGTTCAACTTTTTCCTCACTCTTCTGCCTTGTTTTGTCAGATAGAATAA
- the LOC114156871 gene encoding protein NLRC3-like isoform X2, giving the protein MAERKKRRRSESTDSLNESPHSSQLRRIRPSTPSNVSMKSDRSKAEMPFFALETPPSQPLQCLKCNKDSADQIQMYCGCRFCRDCAVSESHQSPSTVDTCCPKCGKKPKRTDGVEDILKLKKNLQKAMQNKFSVTGEGNGDQQISLKSIYTILYITIGENKDLSEKHEFGHLKGRLQKQPSSDSSVNLTDIFKPLMDQENPNRTVITKGIAGIGKSFSVQKFILDWAEEKANKDVDFVFCLNFRELNLVTRKKSLNELLVEFHPALKPLKDSLAYAKAKIIVILDGLDESRHSLDFADMKTVSSLRDVTSVGNLLVNLIKGNLLPDANIWITSRPAAANQIPAEHINMVTEIRGFTDPQKEEYFKRRFSDDPSLAGRITQHIQSSQSLDIMCQIPIFCWISAVLFQEVFGGEPDIEIPQTLTEMMAQFVFVQTKRRSRKYETKNPHKGKLLQTHKEFLLKLGKLAFNQLLENNLVFYEEDLRDSNIDAQEASIYTEFCNTVLREEEIFYQRKIHFFVHLTLQEFFAALFVYECFVTKQTKQLGSFLDLEDKDHALVDLAKKTVEKVLQKKNGHLDFFLRFLLGLMVEPNRRALQGMLTSVDPNDDTDKKVLTYLRSIRRKNLSPDSCINIFQAMVEMRDNKVKDEIQEYLKMDGRPKKELTPLHCSALAYMLQVSKNELEELDLKSYNTTDEGRRRLIPAVRSSKKAVLKDCKVTVEWIDHLVFGLKFPFSPLQDLDLSNNDLKDSGVKMLCDGLSSPGCKLKILRLSGCLITEKGCEHLVSALKSNPSHLVELDLSYNNPGETGIKLISEQRQIKKLHFDHPGPHRMKPGFKKYACRVTLDSVTAHKKLLLSEGNRKVTWVENEQPYPDHTERFDQCLQVLCKQGLQERCYFELELVEPCTIGLTYRSIGRKGDGENCKLGLNDKSWCKICSEDGCYVQHNSNRVFVSALRCSRIGVYLDWEAGSISFYRVSHDNLTCLHTYKDTFSEPLYPAVQLFPHSSALFCQIE; this is encoded by the exons atggctgaaAGGAAAAAGAGGCGGCGGTCAGAGTCGACTGACTCCCTCAATGAGTCGCCACACAG ttCACAGTTGAGAAGAATCAGGCCTTCAACTCCAAGCAATGTGTCCATGAAGAGCGATAGGTCCAAGGCTGAAATGCCTTTTTTTGCTCTTGAAACGCCTCCAAG CCAACCACTGCAGTGTTTAAAGTGCAACAAGGATTCAGCAGACCAAATCCAAATGTATTGTGGATGCCGGTTTTGCAGAGATTGCGCTGTCTCAGAATCACACCAGTCTCCTTCAACAGTGGATACATGTtgtccaaaatgtggaaagaaacCCAAAAGAACAGatg gagtggaagacattttaaaactaaagaagAACCTTCAAAAAgcaatgcaaaataaattttcagtCACAGGTGAAGGTAATGGTGACCAACAAATTTCACTGAAAAGTATTTACACAATTCTCTACATCACCATTGGTGAGAATAAAGAtctttctgaaaaacatgagTTTGGACACCTAAAAGGCCGTCTTCAAAAGCAGCCATCATCGGATTCCTCAGTGAACCTCACTGATATCTTTAAACCTTTGATGGACCAGGAGAACCCCAACAGAACAGTCATAACTAAGGGAATTGCGGGCATTGGAAAATCTTTTTCTGTGCAGAAGTTCATCCTCGACTGGGCTGAAGAGAAAGCAAACAAagatgttgattttgttttctgtcttaatTTCCGAGAGTTGAATCTGgttacaagaaagaaaagccTCAATGAGTTGCTGGTAGAGTTTCATCCAGCGCTAAAACCTCTGAAAGATTCCTTGGCTTATGCCAAAGCGAAGATAATAGTGATCCTTGATGGTCTGGATGAAAGCAGACATTCACTGGACTTTGCAGACATGAAGACAGTGTCATCTCTAAGGGATGTAACATCTGTAGGTAACCTACTCGTAAACCTCATCAAAGGTAACCTTCTTCCTGATGCAAACATCTGGATAACGTCCCGTccagcagcagccaatcagatccctGCAGAGCACATCAACATGGTGACAGAGATAAGAGGATTCACAGATCCTCAGAAAGAGGAATATTTCAAAAGGAGATTCAGCGATGATCCGAGTCTTGCTGGGAGAATAACTCAACATATCCAGTCTTCACAAAGTCTTGACATCATGTGCCAGATTCCAATCTTCTGttggatttctgctgttttattccAGGAGGTCTTTGGTGGAGAGCCAGACATTGAAATCCCTCAGACTCTGACAGAGATGATggcacagtttgtttttgttcaaacaaaacgcagaagcagaaaatatgaaacGAAGAATCCACACAAAGGGAAGCTTCTACAGACACACAAagagtttcttttaaaacttgGGAAGCTGGCATTTAACCAGCTTCTGGAAAATAATTTAGTCTTTTATGAGGAAGACCTGAGAGACAGCAATATCGACGCTCAAGAAGCTTCTATCTACACTGAGTTTTGCAACACAGTTCttagagaagaagaaatctTCTACCAGAGAAAAATCCACTTCTTTGTGCATCTGACTCTCCAAGAGTTCTTTGCAGCTCTCTTTGTCTATGAATGTTTTGTAACCAAGCAAACCAAACAGCTTGGGAGCTTTCTTGACTTGGAGGACAAAGATCATGCTTTAGTTGATCTTGCAAAGAAGACAGTTGAAAAAGTCCTGCAGAAGAAGAATggtcatttagattttttcttgcGATTCCTCCTTGGCCTCATGGTTGAACCCAACCGAAGAGCCCTTCAGGGAATGTTGACATCTGTGGACCCAAACGACGATACAGACAAGAAAGTCTTGACTTACCTGAGATCAATCCGAAGAAAGAACTTGTCTCCAGATAGCTGCATCAACATTTTCCAGGCCATGGTTGAGATGAGAGATAACAAAGTCAAAGATGAGATTCAAGAATATCTTAAAATGGATGGCCGTCCAAAAAAAGAGTTGACTCCCCTGCACTGCTCGGCCCTGGCCTACATGTTGCAAGTGTCCAAGAATGAACTTGAGGAGTTGGATTTAAAGAGTTACAACACAACAGATGAAGGCAGGAGGAGGCTCATTCCAGCAGTGAGAAGCAGTAAAAAGGCAGT GTTAAAAGACTGTAAAGTGACTGTAGAGTGGATTGACCATCTGGTCTTTGGCCTAAAGTTCCCATTTTCACCACTGCAAGATCTGGACCTGAGCAACAACGATCTGAAGGATTCAGGTGTGAAGATGCTGTGTGATGGACTGTCGAGTCCTGGCTGCAAACTCAAAATATTGAG GTTGTCTGGTTGCCTGATCACAGAGAAAGGATGTGAACATCTGGTCTCAGCGCTGAAGTCCAACCCGTCCCACCTGGTTGAACTGGACCTGAGCTACAACAATCCAGGAGAAACAGGAATTAAGCTGATTTCTGAGCAACGTCAGATCAAGAAACTACA TTTTGATCATCCTGGACCCCATCGGATGAAACCAGGATTTAAGAAGT atgcCTGCAGAGTCACCCTGGACTCCGTCACTGCACACAAGAAGCTGCTTCTCTCTGAAGGGAACAGAAAGGTGACCTGGGTGGAGAACGAGCAGCCTTATCCTGACCACACAGAACGGTTTGATCAGTGTCTGCAGGTTCTGTGTAAACAGGGCCTGCAGGAGCGCTGCTACTTTGAGCTGGAGCTGGTGGAGCCCTGCACCATCGGCTTAACGTACAGGAGCATCGGCAGAAAAGGAGATGGAGAGAACTGCAAGTTGGGGCTGAATGATAAATCCTGGTGCAAGATTTGCTCAGAGGACGGTTGCTACGTTCAGCACAACAGTAACCGTGTTTTTGTCTCCGCTTTGCGCTGCTCTCGTATTGGAGTGTATCTGGATTGGGAAGCTGGCAGCATCTCTTTCTACAGAGTTTCTCATGACAACCTCACCTGTCTCCACACCTACAAAGATACATTCAGCGAACCTCTCTATCCTGCTGTTCAACTTTTTCCTCACTCTTCTGCCTTGTTTTGTCAGATAGAATAA